One window of Pyxicephalus adspersus chromosome 4, UCB_Pads_2.0, whole genome shotgun sequence genomic DNA carries:
- the LOC140329967 gene encoding interleukin-17A-like produces MDNTRATMIQFAVLVFLLGDSLLVPITALDLHHLRKGGCPPVTKFPSSVKVNLNIGGQEAPAMSGDVRKRSISPWEYSYDVNNNRFPSMIAEAKCLHTGCLDAEGNVNINLNSVPIRQEILVIHREMNGCVPTFKLEKKMVTVGCTCVRPMVREQ; encoded by the exons ATGGACAACACAAGAGCCACCATG ATCCAGTTCGCTGTATTGGTTTTTCTCCTGGGAGATTCCCTGTTGGTCCCCATCACAGCTTTGGATCTCCATCACCTGAGGAAAGGAGGGTGTCCACCAGTCACAAAGTTCCCATCATCCGTGAAAGTTAACTTGAACATTGGTGGACAGGAAGCTCCCGCCATGAGTGGGGATGTCAGGAAACGTTCCATCTCTCCATGGGAGTACAG CTATGATGTAAACAACAACCGATTCCCCTCCATGATTGCCGAAGCCAAGTGTCTCCATACCGGGTGTTTGGATGCTGAGGGTAACGTGAACATCAACTTGAACTCAGTCCCCATCAGACAGGAGATCTTGGTCATTCACCGGGAGATGAATGGTTGTGTCCCCACCTTCAAGCTGGAGAAGAAGATGGTCACTGTTGGCTGTACCTGTGTTCGGCCAATGGTCCGGGAGCAATAA
- the LOC140329673 gene encoding interleukin-17F-like — protein sequence MDNTRATMIQVTILAFLLLVPIAALDLHHLRKGRCPPVTKFSASVKVNLNIGGLEALAINGDVRKRSISPWEYSYDVNNNRFPSMIAEAKCLHTGCLDAEGNVDINLSSVPIRQEMLVIHREMNGCVPTFKLEKKMVTVGWTCVRPMVQEQ from the exons ATGGACAACACAAGAGCCACCATG ATCCAGGTCACCATACTGGCTTTTCTCCTGTTGGTCCCTATTGCGGCTTTGGATCTCCATCACCTAAGGAAAGGAAGGTGTCCACCAGTCACAAAGTTCTCCGCATCAGTGAAAGTTAATCTGAACATTGGCGGACTGGAAGCTCTCGCTATAAATGGGGATGTCAGGAAACGTTCCATCTCTCCATGGGAATACAG CTATGATGTAAACAACAACCGGTTCCCCTCCATGATTGCCGAGGCCAAGTGTCTTCATACCGGGTGTTTGGATGCTGAGGGTAACGTGGACATCAACCTGAGCTCGGTCCCCATCAGACAGGAGATGTTGGTCATTCACCGGGAGATGAATGGTTGTGTCCCCACCTTCAAGCTGGAGAAGAAGATGGTCACTGTTGGGTGGACCTGTGTTCGACCCATGGTCCAGGAGCAATAA